The nucleotide window AGGGGATAAAGAAACCTAGGCACCCCAGGGAGTGGAAATACCAGGTACGATAGGGCTACACTAGCTAGAAGACCTTTTAAGGTACTATTTGCAGGCCTTCTCTCGGAAATCAGTAGCATCGCTAAGAATATCATCAAAATATATGGGTACAGCATCTCGTAGTTCCCTTTCTGAATGTCTCTAAGTGTCTTAGCTATCAAATCAGGAATGCTCATGAGTGGTATTCCCCTACCACTGTTCATTAGGTAAACCTGTCTAATGTAACCATAACCGGCTATAGCGATTTGAGGAGCCTCAATCAAGAGTTTACCCAAGATAAACATGAAAAATAAGCGAAGTCCATTGAGTATATCTATCCTGGATACGAGTATTTCCCCATCACGATACACGTAATAGGCCAACAAGATGAAGAAGAGAAGCAAGGCATACAAGTTGGGCTTGAACTTAACCTCTCCAAACCCAGGAACTATAAGGATCATCCTTGAGACGTCCCCAGGGTACAGCGAGATCAATGTGTATACTACAATTAGATATGTTGAGTACGTTAAGAGCAGAGACTTCCAGAAGTTCAACTTCTTTATCTTAATCTTCCCGCCAACCCAAGAAAACATAAACACTCCAACTGCATAGGGAAGAAACGTGTGCTTTACAGAGGTTCCAACTCCAAGGAGGAATGCCATAAGCAAATATTTCCCTTTTAGGTATAGATAGAGGGTTAATAGGACAAAGAATTCGATTAGACTGGCGTGGAAGACGGTTGAATTCAAAATAATCGTCTGAGGATCCAACGCTAAAAGCAAGGAAAAAAGGACGCCTAACATCTCATCTCTAACTATTTTACCAACTTTGTACGCTAAGATCAAGGACAATGCCCCAAAGGATAGTGAAAAAAGCCTCCCAACTATGTAAGAATCACCGAATACCCTAAGCCAGAGGGCTAGAAGGTAATAGAATAGGGGAGGATGGACCGCAAGTACGTCCCTGTAAGGCAGGTATCCAAGGTTAATGTAACGGGCTATTAAAAGGTAAGTTCCCTCATCGTAGTCCCAGTACTCATTCGTGGGGAACAAAAGGGGTAACCTTAAGGCTATGTACACTACAAACACAAGGAGCATTAGCAGTTCAGGTTTCCTTTTCATAAAATACCACCCTTCTCATCCCTAAAGGATGCTTATAGTTGCATCTTGGGCACTCTATCCTTAAAAAGTGGAACCCAGGTTTCACTAATTTACTTATCGTTACGGCCAAGCTCCCGGTCTCTGTAAATTCGTAGGTTCCTAAAAGCTTTCCATCTAAAAACAATGACACCTTATATCCTGGGGTTCCTCCAAGCTCTATCTTAAATTTGGAGTAGTATTTATCCGAGCAGAAAGCTATCGTTGAAACGTTGGAAACTGAAATCGCATAAGGGAACTTCTCGAGTCTTAACTTTTGAGTAGCATAGTTCTTAATTATCCAGCCATAGACAAAGTGATTAGTTGATTTGAGCCAAGATATCTCGTCGGAATGGAGTGAGTAGTAGGAGCATACATCCATCGGAATTGAGCCATTGCCTTTCTCTAAGAGCCACAGGCCCTTCTCGAACATCAAAACCTTGTAGTCCCGATAGAAATCCTCCAAATTGAGTGGATATGGGGTTAGCTCTCCAGCACCCCTTGTATCGAGGTAAAGGTACCTTGGCCTTTCACCTTTCGAAATGCAGGTAATTTTTGCATCGGTTAAAATTGGTATCCACCTTCCAGAATCGAAGATGCACGCCGTTCCAACCTCGCCGTCCACATTGCCAACCTTCTCGATGAAGCTAACAACATTATCATCCAAGAGGTACGAGGATTCGCTGGCCAAGTGCTCAACCCTAATGAATGGATAAGCTAGAATAAGTGAAAATGCGAGTAGAGAATAAGCAAACTTCCTGTTCTTAAAAATTGAAAGTCCAAATCCTTCAATAATAGGGATTAAAGGTGTTGCAAGCATGAACGTTCTCTCAGAATTCCAAATCGCCGAAATTATTGGAACGTGAAGCCTTGGCCACACCTTATTTATCGTTGCCAAGAGGATGAACAGAAAAGTTAGTGTAATAACTCTTACAAGTTTATTTCCTCTTAGGGTAGAGTATACTAAGCCTAAAACGAAAAACAGACCTAATAGAGCTTGACCGTTATCTAGAAATGAGTATTTGAGCAAGCTTATCACGAAATCCCAATTATCCTTGTTTGAGTAGGATGAATAAAGGTTAACACTGTTGGTCATATATTTCCCTGGTGATGGATAGAAAGCAAGGAAAATTAACAGCGAGACGGCAAGTTGAACCAAGAATACCTTCATCTCTCTTTTGAACAGCATGTAAAAGAGGGAGAGAGCCTGGAACACTATAAACTGATAGGGATGAACCAGAAGGATAACCCCAGATATAACCCCCACCAGCACAGGATTAACGTCCCCTTCAAAGCTCTTCACGAGTAGGAATATTGCAAAGAGGAACATAAGATAATTGAAGAATGCTGGCAGGAGGGCGTATTGTACAAAGTAATAGTAAAGGGCTGAAAAAGGTGTTATTAGGGCCGAAAGGTACGCTGCCCTTTTATCAATTTCCTTCACAACTAAATACGTGGCAACGGGTAGGTAAACAAACTCGAAGATCCTAAGCGCGTTCATGGCGTATATTATGTTCCTGGGGACATTTCCCGAGAGGTAAAATACCAATGCATGGTATCCTGGAGGGTAGGAAACTATTCCACTACTGAAGTACTTGGGAACGCTGGTGAAGTAAAGGGTTCCCGAATCGATTATCATCCTAACCTTAGAACCATGAAACCAAGTGTCAGCGGCCCTGTAATCTGGAAGAAGAAAGAAGAAATCCCTAACCGCAAGGGCTAGAAAAGAGGCCAAGGTCAAAATCCAGAGGGTTTTTATGTCTGTGTTACCTAACTTTACCTTTAGTTTCCAAGATAGTGCGAACGTTAACAGCACAACAAGTGGATATACAGCTATAACTGGAATTTTTAACTTACTCAACGTGGCCACAAGGAGGATAATGAACGAGAAACCGATACCTGGCGATAAAAGTATAGCATCTTTATTCTCTAGGAACCTCGAACCCAAGAGGAAACCTAAATACAAGGATGAAAGCAATAAAGCCCAGGGATTTCTCGTAAGGATTAGGAGAGCAAAAAGTATGGAGAGAAGGAACATCACTCTTCACACTCACATGGCTTCTTACCGCAGTAGGGAC belongs to Pyrococcus abyssi GE5 and includes:
- a CDS encoding ArnT family glycosyltransferase, whose product is MKRKPELLMLLVFVVYIALRLPLLFPTNEYWDYDEGTYLLIARYINLGYLPYRDVLAVHPPLFYYLLALWLRVFGDSYIVGRLFSLSFGALSLILAYKVGKIVRDEMLGVLFSLLLALDPQTIILNSTVFHASLIEFFVLLTLYLYLKGKYLLMAFLLGVGTSVKHTFLPYAVGVFMFSWVGGKIKIKKLNFWKSLLLTYSTYLIVVYTLISLYPGDVSRMILIVPGFGEVKFKPNLYALLLFFILLAYYVYRDGEILVSRIDILNGLRLFFMFILGKLLIEAPQIAIAGYGYIRQVYLMNSGRGIPLMSIPDLIAKTLRDIQKGNYEMLYPYILMIFLAMLLISERRPANSTLKGLLASVALSYLVFPLPGVPRFLYPLFLLIILYLSAMVTNLNLRKLAALTIILLAINSIFIESFITGKTKLAFAVHSDSLRLELTKVVPQDSLAYSFNPMNSYLLNLNEPPYYIDNFGAFYLGNVSPEQFFSYLEENNVSYIIISTWLRGIMDRDPRLSKLYGTTLRLIDSKYKLIYAHSFSNGELMAVYMRSKGGKSFITLNVTKVKIAFNANGTTLFYLVPHRDVKEVTLRAVGDEYLVTFGNSTEIVSIAGNEVSISTAFPVKMEFLEPPVLIEYTLYLQKHLIRVTSGVFRINGTIISIIPENGTISLVLYKRDSRL